The following DNA comes from Anaerostipes rhamnosivorans.
AAATCCAGATGTTCAAGGCTGATCTTTACTTTGGACTGGATCAAAACTTTAGAGTTCTTCTTTATCACATCCTGCACCATCTTATTCAGATTCATACGTTTTACAATATAATCCTTTTCAACCCCATTACTCCTGGAGTAATAGAGCGCCTGCTCCAGATAATATTCTACTTCCTCCAGTTCATCATTGATATCTTTTGTGACCTGAGAGGGATTATTTTCAATCATCAGCCTGGATGCCGCAATAGGGGTCTTCACTTCGTGAATCCACATCTCCACATACTCCCTGTAATCCTGCGCGGACACTTTGTACTCTGATATCTCATCACACATAGATTTATTGCATTCTGTCAGGCAGTCATAAAACAAATCCCCCTCTATGAATCCAGGCCTGTCCAAAAGCTCCGACAGCATAAACTTTTTATCCAGTGCGTCCATGCTTCTCGATACAGTCTCATAAAAATTTCTTTTCTTAAAATACTCATTGCCGAGTGCCAGCGCTAGAAGGATCAAATATAAACAAAGTAAATAAATGATGGCAAACACTGTGGCATGGAATAAATGCAGCATCCATACAAGAAAAGCAAGAAAGAACAGCTGCAGTGCGAAAAACAGCAGCTTATCTTTTAAAAATGCCCTGACATTCATACGAGATACCCCTGTCCTCTCTTTGTGATAATATAATTAGAAAGGCCGATGGAATCCAATTTTTTTCTGAGCCTGTTGATGTTCACAGTCAGTGTATTGTCGTCCACAAACTCATTGGACTGCCAGAGTTCTTCCATCAGATCATCCCTGGGTACAATCTGGTCTTTTTTCTTCATAAGCACAGCGAGCATCCTCACTTCATTTTTGCTCAGCTCTATCTGTTCCTCCCCATGCCATGCGGTACTGTTGGACAGGTTGATTGTGAGTCCTTTATGTGCAATCTTCCACTCTTCTTTTATATTTTTTGTACGTTTTAAAAGCGAAGAAATCCTGGCGACAAGGATCTGGGTATTATATGGCTT
Coding sequences within:
- a CDS encoding ATP-binding protein; amino-acid sequence: MNVRAFLKDKLLFFALQLFFLAFLVWMLHLFHATVFAIIYLLCLYLILLALALGNEYFKKRNFYETVSRSMDALDKKFMLSELLDRPGFIEGDLFYDCLTECNKSMCDEISEYKVSAQDYREYVEMWIHEVKTPIAASRLMIENNPSQVTKDINDELEEVEYYLEQALYYSRSNGVEKDYIVKRMNLNKMVQDVIKKNSKVLIQSKVKISLEHLDFDVYTDEKWMEFIIKQIVINSVKYRKEDPHIWFRAEEDRDHVTFLIVDNGIGISSKDLPKVMEKGYTGTTGRKYAKSTGMGLYLCRKLADKLGIGISIRSIEGEGTQIKIEFPKNSFVHM
- a CDS encoding response regulator transcription factor — protein: MEKAKIILVEDNLKIQKELCEFLSRYDYHVKALNNFENIVEDILKEEADLILLDINLPVYDGYYICRAVREQSEIPIIVVTSRDSEMDELMSMNLGADDFIAKPYNTQILVARISSLLKRTKNIKEEWKIAHKGLTINLSNSTAWHGEEQIELSKNEVRMLAVLMKKKDQIVPRDDLMEELWQSNEFVDDNTLTVNINRLRKKLDSIGLSNYIITKRGQGYLV